In Leishmania infantum JPCM5 genome chromosome 33, a genomic segment contains:
- a CDS encoding QA-SNARE protein putative, which translates to MELKVRDRSAEFAERRATAGTRCHRSESAVPEQPTEQLFTAPLWSRLPSDFEENALALSHQIDQLRSNHRLFLKPKLRSKDEEDQLRALIDKQAVEIQAFLKMLEHTIVLGTQLKSTYSEEEGRIVKSVQTHLTARFKEVALQFKSTQELFGAELQRREQKSSKYMKIGSDAAYEAVQQEERTVQFLEMGFTEQDAQFLLIEDMQRDQTSKEIKDILDSIQEIHRMFEGLHTLVVDQGTMLDRIDYNVDKALVSASKAQIELEKARENQSSCILM; encoded by the coding sequence ATGGAACTGAAAGTCAGGGACCGCTCCGCCGAGTTTGCTGAGCGGCGCGCCACTGCGGGCACAAGGTGTCACCGTTCTGAATCTGCCGTACCAGAGCAGCCAACGGAACAGCTTTTTACAGCCCCGCTTTGGAGCAGACTCCCATCTGACTTTGAGGAAAACGCACTTGCACTCTCACATCAAATCGACCAGCTCCGTTCGAATCACCGCCTCTTCCTGAAGCCGAAGCTCCGCAGCAAAGACGAGGAAGACCAGCTGCGAGCTTTAATTGATAAGCAGGCAGTCGAGATTCAGGCCTTTCTCAAGATGTTGGAGCATACTATTGTTCTCGGCACCCAGCTCAAAAGCACTTACTCTGAGGAAGAAGGACGCATTGTCAAAAGCGTCCAGACGCACCTGACAGCTCGTTTCAAGGAGGTCGCTCTACAATTCAAGTCTACCCAGGAACTATTTGGAGCTGAGCTGCAACGGCGAGAGCAGAAGTCTAGCAAGTACATGAAGATTGGAAGCGATGCTGCCTACGAGGCAGTTCAGCAAGAGGAACGAACTGTCCAATTTCTCGAAATGGGCTTCACAGAGCAGGACGCACAGTTTCTCCTGATCGAAGATATGCAACGAGATCAAACGAGCAAAGAGATCAAGGATATCCTTGACAGCATACAAGAGATTCACCGCATGTTCGAGGGTCTTCACACCCTGGTAGTCGATCAGGGGACAATGCTGGACAGGATCGATTACAATGTAGACAAAGCATTGGTGAGTGCATCGAAAGCACAGATCGAACTGGAAAAAGCTCGCGAGAATCAGAGCAGCTGCATCCTTATGTAG